A window of Triticum aestivum cultivar Chinese Spring unplaced genomic scaffold, IWGSC CS RefSeq v2.1 scaffold210982, whole genome shotgun sequence genomic DNA:
TGGTGTCTCTAAACCACAATACCATCATGTCAGCAGCCAAAGTTTCACCACAAAAATCTACAATCAGCCACGACCGAGAACACAAGAAATCTATAAAGGATCCTCGAAAATCATCAACTTGCCGTTAGCTACTGGTTTTCCACCAAATCTATAATTGCTTTGTGTATGTCAGTAGAAAAATGAAAAGGATGGTAGACAAAGGCAACTAACCAACATAAAATGAAGGTAGCACTGATCATGAATACCTAGACCCTCCATCCGACACCAGAGAGCCTGTGATTCACAAATTTGGACCATCAAGATTAAGATCATGAAGAAATTTGCCAAATCACATAGTATTTTGATTGTTTGAAGCAGAGGCAAACTGATCATACCATTTCCATCAGAAGAAGAAGTTGGAGTAGGTCTATATCCTGGCCTCAAATGACTGTTGAAAATGTATACATGTATTACTAGCTATACATTGGAATTTGTAAGTCCATATATTCATGATGAGTATCTTTATTTTCCGTTACAGAATTATTAGCAAGAACTATCGT
This region includes:
- the LOC123177773 gene encoding uncharacterized protein, coding for MPSDGIGSLMSNTVQRMSSFPRSFASHLRPGYRPTPTSSSDGNGMISLPLLQTIKILCDLANFFMILILMVQICESQALWCRMEGLGIHDQCYLHFMLVSCLCLPSFSFFY